The following proteins are co-located in the Serinus canaria isolate serCan28SL12 chromosome 17, serCan2020, whole genome shotgun sequence genome:
- the PRRC2B gene encoding protein PRRC2B isoform X4: MSDRLGQITKGKDGKSKYSTLSLFDKYKGKSIEAIRTTVIPRHGLQSLGKVAAARRMPPPANLPSLKSENKGNDPNIIIVPKDGTGWANKQDQPDQKSSSVTAAQLQESLPQQGLQKSVSNLQKPTQSISQESTNSVPGGPKSWAQLNGKPAGQEGGSRASSRLLSFSPEEFPTLKAAGEQDKVGKEKGALDPSYGPGPSLRPQNVTSWREGGGRNVTSATSLTASPAELGSKTPSTGDGAPSSASASDAKEPSLRPAQPLRKGASQFMGNVYQPPTYHDMLPAFMCPQQPSETPTSLERGSFPVPQLRLEPRVPFRQFQMNDQDGKENRLSLSRPTRPVRQQLERVPRPTIINAENLKGLDELDNDADDGWAGIHDEVDYSEKLKFSEDEEEEETLKDGRQKWNSWDPRRQRQLSLSSADSADVKHTLEEGKNWNDSVGLSRPVRKAQDSQQPPRKLNGWSSASEYQKPTLGSVLRQQSLEDKEEKVPVRQKFVHSEISEAVERARRRREEEERRAREERLAACAAKLKQLDQKCKLAQKSGETQKHAENEDVRPPSTEKNTTQENGHTFRKATPEFHTQDASVGYLEEESPAPAAAAAQSSSEEELREAPSPAQEFNKYQKSLPPRFQRQQQQQQQQEQLYKMQHWQQQVYPPPSHSHPQRTFYPPHPQMLGFDPRWMMMPSYMDPRMAPSRTPVDFYPSALHPSGIMKPMIQQDSISGSSCRSEDQNCQAGQAERKTAPLDPVPVWGQDSYTSLQSKGYSLSHQKQADNMGMEGLHARNESYSASGRPEGLSTQRDLFEERGEEYLNAFDKKAQADFDSCLSSQRIGQDLLFQHQESVQEACPAGSRHANLRCSPLEPDFIQAEKKPEYNGWDISHHQKPAETAAEVAEEVPRDEQSFSADPWKKEGANTKQATEETPEWAPESRSTSGQPQEQMGRTRRSGPIKKPVLKALKVEEKEKEMEKVKLEGEDSSRPLKEKAAVQKVESESDDSAALLNSTRYLLDDKGSSQTSLARDAEKSQEEDEEEEEEKPERTWENKLSRESSDLPPTKRNNWIFIDEEQAFGGRGQGRGRGRGFREFTFRGRGTVVSSRGVYNNNQRSSRGRGLREFNQPEDFPRGKPRRRIASETHSEGSEYEELPKRRRQRGSENSNEGSVLDREDSDLKKGDFKESWRSNKIYSDDHNSLDPKMRAPRAFGRSLPPRLSNSGYGRRGFMGKEPTQWQGRSGGGGWQEYSHTSPSDSFGSRQQSDRDYIQDSYKHTDSFSSRVFDESHLDDKRHFFQEDYSADQENIENRPFRRRRPPRQDKPPRFRRLRQERESVGQWNPEEGGPNLLPSQWPGRSKLGTAEKSSISGRRSPELSYQNSSDHANEEWETASESSDFSERRERRDGAPESEGQLEGGLGTGSLGEKRELAKRSFSSQRPLVDRQSRKAEPAGFAEQSVRTGVGAASRYESQQNGTLIKSKRSPEEGGGLGNTSGGSSHSIYSLDRASHVNSESAEGPGKKPEKEHKSNAQRASEKGEALSQFELSYGSTIIDNRVSNTAEENEVGSMSGEGFIEVLTKKQRRLLEEERRKKEQAAQAPAKARVLQSRIPPRFAKKQNSLCLEQSDVTVSGNSLGTEIWESNSPALSVQSPGSDSWSKPVNTFNGTESSTEQGFKGSQGDSGIDLSAESRESSATSSQRSSPYGTLKPEEMNGAGLVDSKPDCQKEQVQKQTDKKDSDQGSGQNKEHKPGPIGNERSLKNRKGSEGTERLEGNIPPVNGVEIHVDSVLPVPPIEFGVNPKDSDFSLPPGSASGTAANPVTKLQDALASNAGLTQSIPILRRDHHLQRCIGLNPMSFPTADLTLKMESARKAWENSPSLPEQNSPGGAGSGIQPPSSVGASNGVSYSSFGGVSMPPMPVASVAPSASIPGNHIPPLYLDGHVFASQPRLVPQTIPQQQSYQQAAAAQQIPISLHTSLQAQAQLGLRGGLPVSQSQEMYSSIQPFRSQVYMHPSLSQPSTMVLTGGTALKPPYSAFPGMQPLEVVKTQSGSPYQPMNGSQALVYEGQINQAGMGASQMMDSQLTQLTMPVPGSQLPLPRYGSGQQPLLLPQSIQLPQGQNLPVGAPRRILPPGSQPSVLAASREVSPECLRGGELQTQLEYCPDISLCCEACPFE, encoded by the exons GTTCAAGGGCCTCAAGCCGACTGTTATCCTTCTCTCCCGAGGAATTTCCGACGCTGAAAGCAGCTGGCGAGCAGGACAAGGTTGGCAAAGAAAAGGGCGCCTTAGATCCGTCGTATGGGCCAGGACCAAGCCTCCGCCCCCAGA ATGTCACCAGTTGGAGGGAGGGCGGTGGGAGGAACGTCACCTCTGCCACATCTCTGACCGCCtcccctgctgagctgggcagcaaGACCCCCAGCACTGGAGACGGGGCCCCCTCCTCAGCGAGCGCCAGCGATGCCAAGGAGCCGTCTCTCcgcccagctcagcccctccgCAAAGGGGCCTCGCAGTTCATGGGAAATGTCTACCAGCCACCCACCTACCATGACATGCTGCCTGCTTTT ATGTGTCCACAGCAGCCATCTGAGACCCCTACATCGCTGGAGCGAGGGTCTTTCCCTGTTCCTCAGCTTCGGCTTGAGCCCCGGGTACCTTTCAGACAATTCCAGATGAATGACCAGGATGG AAAAGAGAACAGGCTCAGCCTGTCTCGCCCAACACGCCCAGTTCGGCAGCAGCTGGAGCGAGTGCCTCGGCCCACCATCATCAATGCAGAGAACCTGAAGGGGCTGGATGAGCTGGACAATGATGCAGATGATGGATGGGCAG GCATTCATGATGAAGTGGATTATTCTGAGAAACTAAAGTTTAGTGAagatgaagaagaggaagaaactCTTAAAGATGGACGACAGAAGTG GAACAGCTGGGATCCCAGAAGGCAGCGACAGTtgtccctgagctctgcagacagTGCAGATGTCAAGCACACcttggaggaaggaaagaattgGAATGATTCAGTTGGCTTGTCCCGGCCAGTCCGGAAAGCACAGGATTCACAGCAGCCTCCGAGGAAGCTGAatggctggagctctgcctcAGAATACCAG AAGCCCACACTGGGAAGTGTTCTCAGACAGCAGTCCCTCGAggataaagaagaaaaggtgcCTGTGAGACAGAAGTTTGTGCACTCTGAGATCTCTGAGGCTGTTGAGAGAGCCAGGAGGCGacgggaggaggaggagcggcGAGCCAGGGAGGAGCGcctggcagcctgtgctgcaaaGCTCAAGCAACTTGATCAGAAATGCAAACTGGCTCAGAAGAGTGGGGAGACACAGAAACATGCAGAGAATGAAGATGTGCGacctcccagcacagagaaaaacactACACAAGAAAATGGCCACACTTTCCGTAAAG caaCCCCTGAGTTTCACACGCAGGATGCCTCTGTTGGCTATCTGGAAGAGGAgagtcctgctccagcagcagcagcagcccaaagcagcagtgaggaggagCTCAGAGAAGCTCCCTCACCAGCACAAGAATTCAACAAATACCAGAAGTCTCTTCCCCCACgattccagaggcagcagcagcagcaacagcagcag gagcagctgtacAAGatgcagcactggcagcagcaggtctATCCTCCCCCGTCGCACTCCCATCCCCAGCGGACGTTCTACCCGCCGCACCCGCAGATGCTCGGCTTCGACCCCCGCTGGATGATGATGCCGTCCTACATGGACCCTCGCATGGCCCCGAGCCGCACCCCCGTGGATTTCTACCCTTCAGCCCTTCACCCTTCAG GAATTATGAAGCCCATGATTCAGCAGGATTCCATCAGTGGGAGCAGCTGTCGGTCTGAAGATCAGAACTgtcaggcagggcaggcagagaggaagaCTGCTCCCTTGGATCCTGTGCCAGTGTGGGGCCAGGACAGCTacacatccctgcagagcaAAGGATACTCCCTGTCACATCAGAAACAGGCTGACAACATGGGCATGGAGGGGCTGCATGCCAG gAATGAAAGTTACTCTGCTTCTGGAAGGCCAGAGGGTCTGAGCACTCAGCGAGATCTCTTtgaggagagaggggaggagtATTTGAATGCTTTTGACAAGAAGGCCCAAGCAGACTTTGACAGCTGCCTGTCTTCTCAAAGGATAGGCCAGGATCTCCTGTTCCAGCACCAGGAGAGTGTGCAGGAagcctgtcctgctggcagccGCCATGCGAACCTGAGGTGCTCGCCTCTGGAGCCTGATTTTATCCAAGCAGAGAAGAAGCCTGAGTATAACGGTTGGGATATCAGCCACCATCAGAAACCTGCggagacagcagcagaagttgCTGAAGAAGTACCCCGGGATGAGCAGTCCTTCAGTGCTGACCCATGGAAGAAAGAAGGAGCCAATACCAAGCAGGCCACTGAAGAGACACCAGAGTGGGCTCCTGAAAGCCGCAGCACCagtgggcagccccaggagcaaaTGGGGAGGACAAGGCGGTCGGGCCCCATTAAAAAACCAGTCCTGAAAGCCCTCAAggtggaagagaaggagaaggagatggagaaggTTAAACTGGAGGGAGAGGACAGCTCACGCCCGCTGAAGGAGAAGGCAGCCGTTCAGAAGGTAGAAAGCGAGTCAGATGACTCTGCTGCCTTGCTGAACTCCACGCGTTACCTGCTGGATGACAAAGGTTCTTCCCAAACCAGCCTTGCACGAGACGCTGAGAAATCCCAAGAGGAAGAcgaggaagaagaagaagagaagccAGAAAGAACCTGGGAGAACAAACTATCCAGAGAAAGCAGTGATCTCCCTCccacaaaaagaaacaactggatCTTCATTGATGAGGAGCAAGCCTTCGGTGGGAGAGGTCAAGGGCGTGGGCGAGGGAGAGGCTTCAGAGAGTTCACTTTCAGAGGCCGAGGCACGGTTGTGAGCAGCAGGGGGGTCTACAACAACAACCAGAGGAGCAGCCGGGGCCGAGGGCTCCGGGAGTTCAACCAGCCAGAGGACTTCCCCAGAGGCAAACCAAGGCGCCGGATTGCCAGTGAGACACACAGTGAAGGGTCAGAGTATGAGGAGCTCCCCAAGCGTCGCCGGCAGAGGGGCTCTGAGAACAGCAATGAAGGATCTGTGCTGGACAGGGAGGATAGTGATTTGAAAAAGGGAGACTTCAAAGAGTCTTGGAGGTCCAACAAAATCTATTCAGATGATCATAATAGCCTGGATCCTAAGATGAGAGCACCAAGAGCCTTTGGGAGATCACTGCCACCAAGACTGAGCAACTCTGGCTATGGGCGAAGGGGGTTCATGGGTAAGGAGCCCACCCAGTGGCAAGGCAGGAGTGGGGGAGGAGGGTGGCAAGAGTACAGCCACACATCTCCATCAGACAGTtttgggagcaggcagcagtcTGACAGGGACTACATTCAGGATTCTTACAAACACACGGATTCCTTCTCCAGCCGGGTTTTTGATGAGAGTCATCTGGATGACAAAAGGCACTTTTTCCAGGAGGATTACTCAGCAGATCAGGAGAACATAGAGAACAGGCCCTTCAGGAGGCGGCGTCCTCCCCGCCAGGACAAGCCCCCACGGTTCAGACGCctcaggcaggagagggaatCAGTTGGGCAGTGGAACCCCGAGGAGGGAGGCCCTAATCTGCTGCCCAGCCAGTGGCCAGGCAGATCCAaactgggcactgcagagaagagcagcatcTCGGGCAGACGCTCTCCTGAGCTGTCCTACCAGAACTCTTCAGACCATGCCAATGAGGAGTGGGAGACGGCGTCTGAGAGCAGTGACTTCAGCGAGCGGCGGGAGAGAAGAGATGGAGCTCCAGAGAGTGAGGGCCAGCTGGAAGGTGGCCTCGGCACTGGGAGCTTGGGAGAGAAGAGGGAACTGGCAAAGAGGAGCTTCTCAAGCCAGAGGCCACTGGTGGACAGGCAGAGCCGCAAGGCTGAGCCGGCAGGGTTTGCAGAGCAGTCTGTCAGGACTGGTGTGGGAGCAGCTTCCAGATATGAGAGCCAGCAGAATGGGACCCTGATAAAGAGCAAAAG GTCTCCAGAAGAAGGAGGAGGCCTTGGTAACACCAGTGGAGGGAGCAGCCACTCCATTTATAGCTTGGATAGGGCCTCCCATGTGAACTCAGAAAGTGCTGAGGGGCCGGGTAAAAAGCCAGAGAAGGAGCACAAATCCAATGCACAGAGAGCAAGTGAAAAGGGAGAGGCCTTGTCACAGTTTGAACTGAGTTATGGAA GTACCATCATTGATAACCGGGTGTCGAACACAGCAGAAGAGAATGAAGTTGGTTCCATGTCAGGGGAAGGCTTCATTGAGGTTCTTACTAAAAAGCAGCGTCGTTTGCTGGAAGAAGAGCGAAGGAAgaaggaacaggctgctcag GCACCTGCCAAGGCCCGCGTCCTTCAGTCGCGCATTCCACCACGATTTGCCAAGAAGCAGAACAGCCTGTGCTTGGAGCAGAGTGATGTAACAGTGTCTGGAAacagcctgggcacagagaTCTGGGAGAGCAACAGCCCAG CACTTTCCGTTCAGTCTCCTGGCAGTGATTCCTGGAGCAAGCCTGTAAATACCTTTAATGGCACTGAGTCCAGCACCGAG CAGGGATTTAAAGGCAGCCAGGGGGATAGTGGCATTGACTTGAGCGCGGAGTCTCGGGAATCCTCCGCGACCTCCTCTCAGCGCAGTTCTCCATATGGCACCCTCAAACCAGAGGAGATGAATGGGGCTGGCCTGGTGGACTCAAAGCCTGACTGCCAGAAGGAGCAAGTGCAGAAGCAAACTGATAAAAAG GATTCAGATCAAGGCTCAGGACAGAACAAGGAACACAAGCCTGGACCAATCGGCAACGAACGCtccctgaaaaacagaaagggtTCGGAGGGAACGGAACGGCTGGAAGGGAATATTCCCCCTGTTAATGGGGTGGAAATTCACGTGGATTCTGTACTTCCTGTGCCACCCATTGAATTTGGAGTAAATCCTAAA gACTCTGACTTCAGCTTGCCACCTGGTTCTgcctctggcactgcagctaACCCTGTCACCAAATTGCAGGATGCCTTGGCCAGTAat GCAGGGTTAACACAGTCCATTCCCATCCTGCGAAGGGATCATCACCTCCAGCGCTGCATCGGCCTGAACCCCATGTCCTTCCCCACTGCTGACCTTACTCTTAAG ATGGAGTCTGCTCGTAAAGCTTGGGAAAACTCTCCGAGTTTACCAGAACAGAACTCCCCAGGAGGTGCAGGCTCAGGCATCCAGCCTCCTTCCAGTGTTGGAGCTTCCAACGGTGTCAGCTACAGCTCTTTTGGTGGAGTTTCTATGCCTCCCATGCCTGTGGCATCTGTAGCACCTTCTGCATCTATTCCAG GTAACCATATTCCACCCCTGTATCTGGATGGCCACGTGTTTGCAAGTCAGCCCCGCCTGGTCCCTCAGACGATACCTCAGCAGCAAAGCTACCAACAG gctgctgctgctcaacaGATTCCCATTTCCCTCCACACATCCTTACAGGCCCAAGCACAGCTTGGACTGAGGGGTGGTCTGCCTGTTTCCCAGTCCCAGGAGATGTACAGCTCCATACAGCCCTTCAG gtcTCAGGTGTACATGCaccccagtctgtcccagcccagcaccatgGTCCTGACAGGAGGCACTGCTCTGAAGCCTCCATATTCCGCCTTCCCAGGCATGCAGCCCTTGGAGGTGGTGAAAACCCAGTCTGGGTCCCCCTATCAGCCCATGAACGGAAGCCAGGCACTGGTTTATGAGGGGCAAATAAACCAGGCTGGTATGGGAGCCTCCCAGATGATGGACTCTCAGCTCACACAG CTGACAATGCCTGtgcctggctcccagctgcctctgccccgCTACGGCTctggccagcagcccctgcttcTGCCACAGTCCATCCAGCTTCCCCAGGGGCAAAACCTGCCTGTAGGAGCTCCCCGAAGAATCCTCCCTCCTGGATCCCAGCCTTCTGTTcttgctgccagcagggag GTTTCCCCAGAGTGCTTGAGGGGTGGTGAGCTCCAGACACAGTTGGAATACTGCCCAGATATTTCACTCTGTTGTGAAGCTTGTCCATTTGAGTAG